A single genomic interval of Eleutherodactylus coqui strain aEleCoq1 chromosome 3, aEleCoq1.hap1, whole genome shotgun sequence harbors:
- the CCDC66 gene encoding coiled-coil domain-containing protein 66 isoform X4 codes for MNLGDGLMLETQILNGKPKLIVAPYGVQDKMAKQAGNKGRTHKTSLKGKNPAQVLHAVQNNNAKTEQPVLKGRSAVGALPPGKPPANVLKELENKHHDQNVQQTQLDPGPAKPVPKKISNMPRQRQQQKPSISAEELRESLVCLTQEQFQKILMTINQGSKPVTTDQAADNDEEDRETKGENIVENEEEVNSGLAEKNALPTTEQTNAQIVSLLSALGERERDKSLQEAKKAQWRRELDEQVALKKKLKEAENDGINLRHREAYGRESSVSERTLSSDLLKNTPFNDYSTPDQEDPMLKTSTGTETSESSPYGRASSFSSPELPAAIRSAFVLGEAAPLDHPFSAVKRQQQKKWLEELNKQREEDAMRKMEEKQKLQENVQQDHWAMHFDSFKKQKNFCQNTMVLQQFENPQATSDPMENIPSPSSHRQQEQFETMKAAEQENVQSQKTGFLRTMTSLLDPVQIEERDRKRLKQLEHQKAIAAQVEEKRRRKQLEEEQRQREEQEEERRLAREREQMQQQYEEDSFKQKQKEEVLDLKTKELYHSMQRAQEEAQRLKQEQRIRHLLQKGHDISNLQKSVAGDTVHPEISGAAICNTDVISDQNVASVMKQGTLTVTSPRKDTAVQTDDLNFVMKPDPASYYKETTWRHERNASPDIPIEFKNQSRKAEVQIKKSHVKRDRNDSSKENTDSYSDVYDQFARTEKQGKEHGRRPDWNKNRPQKKYIPASDRYPRGLQKQREENKMRRQMELLHLVERNSNNLHLRKVNSPEKPSVPREEAKISAQHEDIKTIQEEDRVQKVESSFKRSDSPPVPAVKNRLNHAQKRSTPPLTSVYNGNTVSIQRHVTPDLEKLESDRPPSSRFVPYVRTKEIYYLDPHAPMSRPSTHEPQHNLTGNDQESLQMFSTDHARDPLLNPNVIRNKDRQQAILRGLSELRKGLLQKQRELETGLIPDI; via the exons AGATGGACTAATGCTTGAAACTCAGATTTTGAATGGCAAACCCAAGCTTATCGTGGCTCCCTATG gggtACAAGATAAGATGGCTAAACAG GCGGGTAACAAGGGAAGGACACACAAAACGTCTCTGAAAGGGAAGAATCCGGCTCAGGTCCTGCACGCGGTACAGAACAACAATGCCAAGACAGAGCAGCCGGTGCTGAAGGGCAGATCTGCAGTTGGAGCGTTGCCCCCTGGTAAACCTCCTGCCAATGTACTCAAGGAACTTGAAAACAAACACCATGACCAGAATGTGCAGCAAACACAGCTGGATCCTGGGCCAGCAAAGCCTGTGCCCAAAAAGATATCTAACATGCCAAGGCAGAGACAACAACAGAAGCCATCAATCTCTGCTGAGGAACTAAGGGAGAGTCTAGTATGTCTCACCCAGGAGCAGTTCCAAAAAATTCTAATGACCATCAATCAAGGTAGCAAACCAGTCACAACTGACCAGGCAGCTGACAACG atGAGGAAGATCGAGAAACAAAAGGGGAAAACATTGTAGAAAACGAAGAGGAGGTCAACAGTGGGCTAGCAGAGAAAAATGCTCTTCCTACCACTGAGCAGACCAATGC GCAGATAGTCAGCTTGTTGAGTGCGCTGGGAGAACGGGAGAGAGACAAGAGTCTGCAGGAAGCAAAGAAAGCCCAGTGGAGGAGAGAGCTGG aTGAACAAGTGGCTCTAAAGAAGAAGTTAAAGGAGGCTGAAAACGATGGAATTAACCTGAGGCATCGAGAAGCATACGGCAGAGAATCTTCTGTTTCAGAGAGGACACTCTCTTCTGATCTGCTAAAA AATACACCTTTCAATGATTACAGCACTCCAGACCAAGAAGATCCTATGCTAAAGACATCCACTGGTACAGAAACTAGCGAGTCCTCCCCATATGGAAGAGCTTCGTCTTTTAGCTCCCCTGAGCTTCCTGCTGCTATTCGTAGTGCATTTGTTTTAGGG GAAGCAGCTCCACTGGACCATCCTTTTAGTGCTGTAAAGCGTCAACAGCAAAAGAAATGGTTAGAAGAACTGAACAAGCAAAGGGAGGAAGATGCCATGCGTAAAATGGAAGAAAAGCAGAAGCTTCAAGAG AACGTTCAGCAGGATCACTGGGCAATGCACTTTGATTCTtttaagaaacaaaaaaacttcTGTCAGAATACTATGGTACTTCAGCAATTTGAAAATCCTCAAGCGACATCGGACCCGATGGAGAATATACCATCTCCTTCAAGTCATCGCCAACAGGAACAGTTTGAAACTATGAAAGCAGCTGAGCAAGAAAATGTTCAAAGTCAGAAAACTGG CTTCCTGCGTACTATGACCTCTTTGTTAGACCCTGTACAGATTGAGGAAAGGGATCGAAAGAGATTAAAGCAACTAGAACATCAG AAAGCCATAGCAGCTCAAGTGGAGGAAAAGCGCAGGAGAAAGCAGTTGGAAGAGGAACAAAGGCAAAGGGAagaacaggaggaggagaggcGACTGGCGAGAGAACGGGAACAGATGCAACAACAGTATGAGGAGGACTCGTTTAAACAGAAACAAAAAGAA GAGGTTCTTGACCTGAAGACGAAAGAATTGTACCACAGTATGCAGAGGGCACAAGAAGAAGCGCAGCGGCTGAAGCAAGAGCAGCGGATACGTCACTTGCTACAGAAGGGACACGATATATCTAACCTACAGAAAAGTGTAGCTG GTGACACTGTGCATCCGGAGATCAGCGGGGCTGCTATCTGCAACACTGATGTTATATCAGATCAGAATGTCGCCAGTGTTATGAAACAAGGCACTTTAACAGTTACTTCACCAAGAAAGGATACGGCTGTTCAGACAG ATGACTTGAATTTTGTAATGAAGCCAGATCCTGCCTCATATTACAAAGAGACGACATGGAGACATGAGCGCAATGCCTCTCCTGATATTCCCATAGAGTTCAAGAACCAATCTCGCAAAGCTGAGGTACAAATAAAAAAGTCACATGTCAAGCGAGACAGAAATGACTCCAGCAAAGAAAACACAGATTCCTACAGTGATGTTTACGACCAGTTCGCAAGAACAGAAAAGCAGGGTAAAGAGCACGGTCGCAGACCGGACTGGAATAAAAACCGACCTCAAAAGAAATATATCCCCGCTTCAGATCGCTATCCCAGAGGGCTTCAGAAGCAAAGGGAGGAGAACAAAATGCGGAGACAGATGGAACTGCTGCATTTGGTGGAAAGAAATTCTAATAACTTGCACTTAAGAAAAGTCAATTCCCCAGAGAAACCTTCAGTTCCTCGAGAAGAAGCCAAGATCTCTGCACAACATGAAGACATAAAAACTATACAGGAG gagGACAGAGTGCAGAAAGTTGAATCAAGTTTCAAGAG ATCAGACTCTCCACCAGTTCCTGCTGTGAAGAACAGATTAAATCACGCTCAGAAGAGATCCACACCTCCTCTTACTTCAGTTTACAATGGAAATACCGTGTCCATCCAAAGGCATGTCACCCCGGACCTTGAGAAATTGGAATCTGACCGACCTCCATCCTCACGTTTTGTTCCATATGTTCGGACAAAAGAGATTTATTATTTAGATCCTCATGCCCCTATGTCCAGACCTTCAACACATGAACCCCAGCACAATCTGACAG GTAATGACCAGGAATCTCTACAAATGTTCAGCACTGATCATGCAAGAGACCCTTTGCTAAATCCTAATGTCATCAGAAATAAGGACCGACAGCAAGCCATACTAAGGGGATTGTCGGAACTAAGGAAG GGCTTGCTACAGAAACAAAGGGAACTGGAGACCGGGTTGATACCAGACATCTAA
- the CCDC66 gene encoding coiled-coil domain-containing protein 66 isoform X3, translating to MNLGDGLMLETQILNGKPKLIVAPYGVQDKMAKQAGNKGRTHKTSLKGKNPAQVLHAVQNNNAKTEQPVLKGRSAVGALPPGKPPANVLKELENKHHDQNVQQTQLDPGPAKPVPKKISNMPRQRQQQKPSISAEELRESLVCLTQEQFQKILMTINQGSKPVTTDQAADNDEEDRETKGENIVENEEEVNSGLAEKNALPTTEQTNAQIVSLLSALGERERDKSLQEAKKAQWRRELDEQVALKKKLKEAENDGINLRHREAYGRESSVSERTLSSDLLKNTPFNDYSTPDQEDPMLKTSTGTETSESSPYGRASSFSSPELPAAIRSAFVLGEAAPLDHPFSAVKRQQQKKWLEELNKQREEDAMRKMEEKQKLQENVQQDHWAMHFDSFKKQKNFCQNTMVLQQFENPQATSDPMENIPSPSSHRQQEQFETMKAAEQENVQSQKTGFLRTMTSLLDPVQIEERDRKRLKQLEHQKAIAAQVEEKRRRKQLEEEQRQREEQEEERRLAREREQMQQQYEEDSFKQKQKEEVLDLKTKELYHSMQRAQEEAQRLKQEQRIRHLLQKGHDISNLQKSVAGDTVHPEISGAAICNTDVISDQNVASVMKQGTLTVTSPRKDTAVQTDDLNFVMKPDPASYYKETTWRHERNASPDIPIEFKNQSRKAEVQIKKSHVKRDRNDSSKENTDSYSDVYDQFARTEKQGKEHGRRPDWNKNRPQKKYIPASDRYPRGLQKQREENKMRRQMELLHLVERNSNNLHLRKVNSPEKPSVPREEAKISAQHEDIKTIQEQEDRVQKVESSFKRSDSPPVPAVKNRLNHAQKRSTPPLTSVYNGNTVSIQRHVTPDLEKLESDRPPSSRFVPYVRTKEIYYLDPHAPMSRPSTHEPQHNLTGNDQESLQMFSTDHARDPLLNPNVIRNKDRQQAILRGLSELRKGLLQKQRELETGLIPDI from the exons AGATGGACTAATGCTTGAAACTCAGATTTTGAATGGCAAACCCAAGCTTATCGTGGCTCCCTATG gggtACAAGATAAGATGGCTAAACAG GCGGGTAACAAGGGAAGGACACACAAAACGTCTCTGAAAGGGAAGAATCCGGCTCAGGTCCTGCACGCGGTACAGAACAACAATGCCAAGACAGAGCAGCCGGTGCTGAAGGGCAGATCTGCAGTTGGAGCGTTGCCCCCTGGTAAACCTCCTGCCAATGTACTCAAGGAACTTGAAAACAAACACCATGACCAGAATGTGCAGCAAACACAGCTGGATCCTGGGCCAGCAAAGCCTGTGCCCAAAAAGATATCTAACATGCCAAGGCAGAGACAACAACAGAAGCCATCAATCTCTGCTGAGGAACTAAGGGAGAGTCTAGTATGTCTCACCCAGGAGCAGTTCCAAAAAATTCTAATGACCATCAATCAAGGTAGCAAACCAGTCACAACTGACCAGGCAGCTGACAACG atGAGGAAGATCGAGAAACAAAAGGGGAAAACATTGTAGAAAACGAAGAGGAGGTCAACAGTGGGCTAGCAGAGAAAAATGCTCTTCCTACCACTGAGCAGACCAATGC GCAGATAGTCAGCTTGTTGAGTGCGCTGGGAGAACGGGAGAGAGACAAGAGTCTGCAGGAAGCAAAGAAAGCCCAGTGGAGGAGAGAGCTGG aTGAACAAGTGGCTCTAAAGAAGAAGTTAAAGGAGGCTGAAAACGATGGAATTAACCTGAGGCATCGAGAAGCATACGGCAGAGAATCTTCTGTTTCAGAGAGGACACTCTCTTCTGATCTGCTAAAA AATACACCTTTCAATGATTACAGCACTCCAGACCAAGAAGATCCTATGCTAAAGACATCCACTGGTACAGAAACTAGCGAGTCCTCCCCATATGGAAGAGCTTCGTCTTTTAGCTCCCCTGAGCTTCCTGCTGCTATTCGTAGTGCATTTGTTTTAGGG GAAGCAGCTCCACTGGACCATCCTTTTAGTGCTGTAAAGCGTCAACAGCAAAAGAAATGGTTAGAAGAACTGAACAAGCAAAGGGAGGAAGATGCCATGCGTAAAATGGAAGAAAAGCAGAAGCTTCAAGAG AACGTTCAGCAGGATCACTGGGCAATGCACTTTGATTCTtttaagaaacaaaaaaacttcTGTCAGAATACTATGGTACTTCAGCAATTTGAAAATCCTCAAGCGACATCGGACCCGATGGAGAATATACCATCTCCTTCAAGTCATCGCCAACAGGAACAGTTTGAAACTATGAAAGCAGCTGAGCAAGAAAATGTTCAAAGTCAGAAAACTGG CTTCCTGCGTACTATGACCTCTTTGTTAGACCCTGTACAGATTGAGGAAAGGGATCGAAAGAGATTAAAGCAACTAGAACATCAG AAAGCCATAGCAGCTCAAGTGGAGGAAAAGCGCAGGAGAAAGCAGTTGGAAGAGGAACAAAGGCAAAGGGAagaacaggaggaggagaggcGACTGGCGAGAGAACGGGAACAGATGCAACAACAGTATGAGGAGGACTCGTTTAAACAGAAACAAAAAGAA GAGGTTCTTGACCTGAAGACGAAAGAATTGTACCACAGTATGCAGAGGGCACAAGAAGAAGCGCAGCGGCTGAAGCAAGAGCAGCGGATACGTCACTTGCTACAGAAGGGACACGATATATCTAACCTACAGAAAAGTGTAGCTG GTGACACTGTGCATCCGGAGATCAGCGGGGCTGCTATCTGCAACACTGATGTTATATCAGATCAGAATGTCGCCAGTGTTATGAAACAAGGCACTTTAACAGTTACTTCACCAAGAAAGGATACGGCTGTTCAGACAG ATGACTTGAATTTTGTAATGAAGCCAGATCCTGCCTCATATTACAAAGAGACGACATGGAGACATGAGCGCAATGCCTCTCCTGATATTCCCATAGAGTTCAAGAACCAATCTCGCAAAGCTGAGGTACAAATAAAAAAGTCACATGTCAAGCGAGACAGAAATGACTCCAGCAAAGAAAACACAGATTCCTACAGTGATGTTTACGACCAGTTCGCAAGAACAGAAAAGCAGGGTAAAGAGCACGGTCGCAGACCGGACTGGAATAAAAACCGACCTCAAAAGAAATATATCCCCGCTTCAGATCGCTATCCCAGAGGGCTTCAGAAGCAAAGGGAGGAGAACAAAATGCGGAGACAGATGGAACTGCTGCATTTGGTGGAAAGAAATTCTAATAACTTGCACTTAAGAAAAGTCAATTCCCCAGAGAAACCTTCAGTTCCTCGAGAAGAAGCCAAGATCTCTGCACAACATGAAGACATAAAAACTATACAGGAG caggagGACAGAGTGCAGAAAGTTGAATCAAGTTTCAAGAG ATCAGACTCTCCACCAGTTCCTGCTGTGAAGAACAGATTAAATCACGCTCAGAAGAGATCCACACCTCCTCTTACTTCAGTTTACAATGGAAATACCGTGTCCATCCAAAGGCATGTCACCCCGGACCTTGAGAAATTGGAATCTGACCGACCTCCATCCTCACGTTTTGTTCCATATGTTCGGACAAAAGAGATTTATTATTTAGATCCTCATGCCCCTATGTCCAGACCTTCAACACATGAACCCCAGCACAATCTGACAG GTAATGACCAGGAATCTCTACAAATGTTCAGCACTGATCATGCAAGAGACCCTTTGCTAAATCCTAATGTCATCAGAAATAAGGACCGACAGCAAGCCATACTAAGGGGATTGTCGGAACTAAGGAAG GGCTTGCTACAGAAACAAAGGGAACTGGAGACCGGGTTGATACCAGACATCTAA